The following proteins are encoded in a genomic region of Dethiosulfovibrio faecalis:
- the cdaA gene encoding diadenylate cyclase CdaA, whose product MTEIFKLIRWQDVVDILVIYYVVYRLLSLLYGTRAMQLVKGLLVIGMLAASSRLLNLGTISWFMGQILSITVIAVPIVFQPELRKVLEELGRGNIWKRHKAQKRAETIAGEISKALIYMKGQRIGALLVLQRGTGLKDFWRTAVELNADITQELLISIFWVNNPLHDGAVILDQSKIIAAGCYLPLTEDSDLSRWIGTRHRAGLGVTEVSDAISLIVSEERGEVSLAINGHLSRNLKDDQVHKLLVHYFSGEDTEQQSFLDTLRDEIKSLGS is encoded by the coding sequence ATGACGGAAATCTTTAAGCTTATAAGATGGCAGGATGTAGTCGATATATTGGTCATATATTACGTCGTCTATCGCCTTCTTTCGCTGCTTTACGGGACGAGAGCGATGCAGCTGGTCAAGGGACTTCTGGTTATCGGTATGCTCGCGGCATCCTCCAGACTCCTCAACCTGGGGACCATCTCGTGGTTTATGGGGCAGATCCTGAGCATAACGGTAATAGCCGTTCCCATAGTCTTTCAGCCCGAGCTTCGAAAAGTCCTGGAGGAGCTTGGCAGGGGAAACATATGGAAGAGACATAAGGCGCAGAAAAGAGCGGAGACGATCGCCGGGGAAATATCGAAAGCCCTAATTTACATGAAAGGTCAAAGGATAGGCGCTTTGCTGGTACTGCAGAGGGGAACGGGGTTGAAGGATTTTTGGCGTACCGCCGTAGAGTTGAACGCGGACATAACCCAAGAGCTCTTGATATCCATCTTTTGGGTCAATAACCCTCTTCATGACGGTGCGGTTATCCTGGATCAATCCAAGATAATAGCGGCTGGCTGTTATCTGCCCTTGACGGAGGATAGCGATCTCTCCAGGTGGATAGGGACGAGGCATCGGGCCGGTCTCGGGGTGACCGAGGTCTCGGATGCCATTTCTCTGATAGTCTCTGAGGAGCGAGGAGAGGTCTCTCTCGCCATTAACGGGCATTTATCCAGAAACCTAAAGGATGATCAAGTGCATAAGCTTTTGGTTCATTATTTTTCCGGTGAGGATACGGAACAACAATCCTTCCTCGATACTCTCAGGGATGAGATAAAATCTCTAGGATCGTGA
- a CDS encoding YbbR-like domain-containing protein, translated as MPFFKNVDDFFGSRFFLRIVSLFIALVLWFYVNGDIGGNMEKEMSCDVQFLNLSSELTLTSDLRKVDIGVEGKRDVVADLNPMDILCEVDVRGLAPGKYRLPVKVILPAGVKLGFVRPPNMEVSLLRYAEKVLPIHVSVEGGLPVGLLMDAVDLSPTEVTVRGPEEDLASVKEVQVQPTVDELQKGEKLTLPIKLIQLEGAGDSLTVYPPEADLTAILRKGLPRKALPVEVSVSGSPAEGFEVKTLVVTPSMMEIEGPKEAIKVIDKVETETIDLTGFDKDRSMIVPLRPVENEEVSFLGDSSVSVKVMLKPKTESRLFSGVPVVTKGRSVYPGWEVFPQTVDVRVDGSVKVMKSLEDSKIPFFVYVDVTNIVSRQLRVPVTIEMREKGLKVVSVAPERVTVKAKID; from the coding sequence ATGCCTTTTTTTAAGAACGTGGATGACTTTTTCGGGTCCAGATTTTTTCTCCGAATAGTGTCTCTCTTCATAGCCTTGGTATTGTGGTTCTACGTAAACGGAGACATCGGTGGCAACATGGAGAAGGAGATGTCCTGTGACGTCCAGTTTCTCAACCTTTCCTCGGAGCTGACCTTGACCTCCGATCTCCGCAAAGTGGATATAGGTGTGGAGGGGAAAAGAGACGTAGTCGCCGATTTAAACCCGATGGACATACTATGCGAGGTAGACGTAAGGGGACTTGCCCCGGGCAAGTACCGGCTGCCGGTTAAGGTGATACTGCCAGCAGGGGTGAAACTGGGGTTCGTTCGACCTCCTAACATGGAGGTGTCTCTGCTCAGGTATGCGGAAAAAGTTCTGCCCATACACGTTTCCGTGGAGGGAGGTCTTCCCGTAGGGCTCTTGATGGACGCAGTGGACCTATCCCCGACGGAGGTAACCGTCAGAGGTCCGGAGGAGGATTTGGCATCGGTTAAAGAGGTCCAGGTCCAGCCTACCGTAGATGAACTTCAAAAAGGAGAAAAGCTGACCTTGCCGATTAAGCTGATACAATTGGAGGGTGCCGGCGATTCCTTGACGGTTTACCCGCCCGAGGCGGATCTGACTGCGATACTTCGTAAGGGGCTTCCGAGAAAGGCCCTGCCGGTAGAGGTTTCCGTGAGCGGTTCCCCGGCGGAGGGCTTCGAGGTAAAAACCCTTGTAGTGACTCCATCGATGATGGAGATAGAGGGACCGAAAGAGGCTATTAAGGTAATAGACAAGGTGGAGACTGAGACTATCGATCTTACCGGATTCGATAAAGACAGATCGATGATAGTCCCCTTGAGGCCGGTTGAGAACGAAGAGGTCAGCTTTCTGGGTGATTCCTCGGTTTCCGTGAAGGTAATGCTTAAGCCTAAAACGGAAAGCAGATTGTTCTCCGGTGTCCCCGTAGTTACTAAAGGGAGAAGCGTGTATCCCGGGTGGGAGGTATTTCCTCAGACCGTAGACGTCAGGGTGGATGGCTCTGTCAAGGTGATGAAATCCTTGGAGGATTCGAAAATCCCCTTTTTCGTATATGTGGACGTAACCAACATAGTATCGAGACAGCTTCGAGTTCCCGTAACGATCGAGATGAGAGAAAAGGGACTTAAGGTCGTATCGGTGGCTCCTGAAAGAGTGACCGTTAAGGCTAAAATAGATTGA
- a CDS encoding ribose-phosphate diphosphokinase, with translation MSNSSRKLMIFSGTAHKAFADKICSELDVPLCRASHFRFSDGEIGLSIEESVRGADVFVVQPTCYPVNENLMELLIMVDALKRASAYRINLVIPYFGYARQDRKTKARDPISGKLVANLLETAGAHRVISADLHAGQIQGFFDIPVDHLMGVPLLASFFKKQLAEDLEEKKVTVVAPDVGGVVRARKFAVLLNSDLAIVDKRRSHEVANYCEVMAVIGDVSGKVAILVDDIIDTAGTIVNAAKALKERGASKVYCCATHGILSGPAVERLASDEVDGVILTDSIKLPDERKLDKITQLSIAPLFAEAIRRVHVDSSVSSLFD, from the coding sequence GTGTCGAACAGTAGTCGAAAGCTCATGATCTTTTCCGGAACGGCTCATAAAGCCTTTGCGGATAAGATATGCTCCGAGCTCGACGTCCCTCTGTGCAGGGCCAGTCATTTTAGGTTTTCCGACGGAGAGATAGGCCTTTCCATCGAGGAAAGCGTTCGAGGTGCCGACGTATTCGTCGTTCAGCCTACGTGTTATCCTGTCAACGAAAACCTTATGGAGCTTCTTATCATGGTGGACGCTTTGAAAAGGGCTTCTGCTTACAGGATCAACCTGGTTATTCCCTATTTTGGATATGCCAGACAGGACAGAAAGACCAAGGCTAGGGATCCCATCTCGGGGAAGCTCGTTGCGAATCTCCTGGAGACCGCCGGTGCTCACAGGGTCATCTCGGCGGACCTTCATGCCGGTCAGATCCAGGGATTTTTCGATATTCCGGTGGACCATCTGATGGGGGTACCTCTCCTGGCCTCGTTCTTTAAAAAACAGCTTGCCGAAGATCTGGAGGAGAAAAAGGTTACGGTCGTCGCTCCCGATGTCGGAGGAGTCGTCAGAGCCAGAAAATTCGCAGTTCTGTTGAACTCCGACCTGGCCATAGTCGATAAAAGACGTTCCCACGAGGTGGCCAACTACTGCGAGGTCATGGCCGTCATAGGCGACGTCTCCGGTAAGGTCGCTATCTTGGTAGATGATATAATCGATACTGCGGGGACCATCGTCAACGCCGCTAAAGCATTGAAGGAACGAGGAGCTTCGAAGGTGTACTGTTGCGCCACTCATGGAATTCTCTCCGGTCCTGCTGTGGAGCGTTTGGCCTCGGACGAGGTGGATGGGGTGATCTTGACCGACAGTATCAAGTTGCCGGATGAGAGAAAACTGGATAAAATTACTCAGTTGTCCATAGCGCCTTTGTTCGCCGAAGCTATACGTAGGGTTCACGTGGATAGCTCGGTGAGCAGTCTTTTCGACTGA
- a CDS encoding NUDIX hydrolase — protein MGHRSRFSPFSPWETFVDSFESVRWGAVAVPILKTKRGPRVISILRPDSMRYHGGQIAFPGGAREEGDLTPWETACRETCEEIGLDGKYLKFLGAAPIEDVLVSGFKVIPIVVEVDVAVRESDFVLNEDEVERVILLDPDTISGSPEIRRGLYMGVEYSYPIYPLCEKMSLWGASARMFRNVDRLGFFRRFRSCERSFFQAS, from the coding sequence TTGGGGCATAGGTCGCGTTTTTCCCCGTTCTCTCCGTGGGAGACCTTCGTCGATAGCTTCGAATCGGTCCGATGGGGGGCTGTCGCCGTTCCCATATTAAAGACGAAAAGGGGCCCAAGGGTTATCTCCATACTGAGACCGGATTCGATGAGGTATCACGGAGGGCAGATAGCCTTTCCCGGAGGAGCCAGGGAGGAGGGGGACCTCACCCCATGGGAAACGGCCTGTAGAGAGACCTGCGAGGAGATCGGCCTGGACGGGAAATATCTTAAATTTCTCGGAGCCGCACCGATAGAGGACGTCTTGGTCAGCGGTTTCAAGGTCATACCTATAGTTGTAGAGGTCGATGTAGCCGTGAGGGAGTCGGATTTCGTCCTCAACGAGGACGAGGTCGAGAGGGTAATTCTCCTGGATCCCGATACTATCTCCGGTTCTCCGGAGATAAGGAGAGGTCTTTATATGGGGGTCGAATACTCTTATCCCATATATCCTCTTTGCGAAAAAATGTCCCTTTGGGGGGCTTCAGCCAGGATGTTCCGGAATGTGGATCGCCTGGGGTTCTTTCGGCGTTTTCGGTCTTGTGAACGGTCGTTTTTCCAAGCCTCTTGA
- the glmS gene encoding glutamine--fructose-6-phosphate transaminase (isomerizing) produces the protein MCGIVGYIGHRDVSQVVLDGLSRLEYRGYDSAGMAVVGEKGVQIVREVGKVADLARHMGESPLEGTIGLGHTRWATHGGVSVENAHPHRDQDGSVVLVHNGIAENYLEIRDELAKEGVSFYSDTDTEVIAQLLARIYDGDPKKALVELYRRIEGAFALAVIFADDMEHLYCVRKGSPLIVAFGDGENICASDVPAVLPYTRNIAYLGEGEMACLSRDDVSFWDFDGKSIEKDAVEIDWDISMVDKGGYPHFMLKEINEQGAVLRRSMLDRIFHDEVDLSRELSWTSESAKRIKRLHLVACGTSYYAALVAERLIERFSDLDIRVDIASEYRYRDIPIGEDTLAVFVTQSGETLDTLAAERFAKEKGARCVAITNNGLSTVAREVDDVLSLKAGPEIGVAATKTFMGQMAVLYLMGLYLLKLRKELPLGDEMRLVREMEVLPYKAESLIGRADEIKATASKYCEARDFLFLGRGFSFPIAMEGALKLKEISYIHAEAYAAGEMKHGPIALLDRAVPVVVVMPDDNLFEKTVSNVQETKARNSPVIAVATEGRKSISGQAEDVMWIPKTEAELNPFLTVIPLQMFAYYVALAKGKEIDQPRNLAKSVTVE, from the coding sequence ATGTGCGGAATAGTAGGGTATATAGGTCACCGGGATGTCTCCCAGGTTGTCTTGGACGGGTTGTCCCGTCTCGAGTACAGGGGATACGATTCTGCCGGCATGGCCGTCGTGGGAGAAAAGGGAGTCCAGATAGTCAGAGAGGTCGGCAAGGTTGCCGATCTTGCCAGACACATGGGAGAATCTCCTCTGGAGGGGACCATCGGACTGGGACACACCAGGTGGGCCACTCATGGAGGTGTCTCGGTGGAAAACGCCCATCCCCACAGAGATCAAGATGGATCGGTGGTATTGGTCCACAACGGTATAGCCGAGAACTACCTGGAGATAAGAGATGAACTGGCGAAAGAGGGGGTCTCTTTTTATTCCGACACGGATACGGAGGTCATAGCTCAGCTTTTGGCCAGGATCTACGACGGAGATCCCAAAAAAGCCCTGGTCGAGCTGTATCGACGTATAGAGGGAGCTTTTGCCCTGGCGGTTATATTTGCCGACGATATGGAGCATCTCTACTGCGTCAGAAAAGGATCTCCCCTTATAGTCGCTTTCGGCGATGGAGAGAACATCTGTGCTTCCGATGTACCGGCGGTTCTCCCCTATACGAGAAACATCGCATACCTGGGCGAGGGCGAGATGGCCTGTCTTTCCAGAGACGACGTGTCTTTTTGGGATTTCGACGGTAAATCCATAGAGAAGGACGCTGTGGAGATAGATTGGGATATCTCTATGGTGGACAAGGGGGGGTACCCCCATTTCATGCTCAAGGAGATAAACGAGCAGGGAGCCGTCCTGAGACGGTCCATGTTGGACAGAATTTTCCATGATGAGGTCGATCTATCCAGAGAGCTTTCCTGGACCTCCGAATCGGCAAAGAGGATAAAGAGGCTGCATCTGGTCGCCTGTGGAACCTCATATTACGCCGCGTTGGTGGCGGAGAGGCTTATAGAGAGGTTTTCCGATCTGGATATAAGGGTGGATATAGCGTCGGAATATCGCTATAGAGACATTCCTATAGGAGAGGATACCCTGGCGGTGTTCGTCACCCAGTCTGGAGAGACCTTGGATACCTTAGCGGCGGAGCGGTTCGCCAAGGAAAAAGGCGCTCGATGCGTGGCGATAACCAATAACGGGCTTTCTACCGTAGCCAGAGAGGTTGACGACGTATTATCGCTCAAGGCTGGTCCCGAGATAGGAGTCGCTGCGACCAAGACTTTCATGGGACAGATGGCGGTGCTCTATCTCATGGGTCTCTATCTTCTGAAGCTCAGGAAAGAGCTTCCTCTCGGTGACGAGATGAGGCTTGTGAGGGAGATGGAGGTCCTTCCGTACAAGGCGGAATCCCTGATAGGCAGGGCCGACGAGATAAAGGCTACAGCGTCAAAATATTGTGAAGCCAGAGACTTCTTGTTTCTGGGGAGGGGCTTTTCTTTTCCGATAGCCATGGAGGGAGCCCTTAAGTTAAAGGAGATTTCCTATATTCATGCCGAGGCCTACGCGGCTGGAGAGATGAAACACGGTCCTATAGCTCTTCTGGACAGGGCCGTTCCTGTGGTGGTGGTCATGCCCGACGATAACCTTTTCGAGAAGACCGTCTCCAACGTTCAGGAGACAAAAGCCAGGAATTCTCCGGTTATAGCGGTTGCGACCGAGGGAAGGAAGTCCATCTCGGGACAGGCCGAGGACGTCATGTGGATTCCTAAAACTGAGGCGGAGCTGAATCCTTTTTTGACCGTCATACCTCTTCAGATGTTCGCCTACTATGTGGCCCTGGCCAAAGGCAAGGAGATAGACCAGCCTAGAAATCTCGCCAAAAGCGTGACGGTCGAATAA
- the mrtS gene encoding Synerg-CTERM system glutamic-type intramembrane protease MrtS, translated as MIPFILAGIMLYGPYAWCFMRKEPTEEYGLSWTLDIRGLKDSLLAIAVTLTPLTPFAMMWPDNDLPRSLPLTTVLVLLTAGAVAAVVEEVFFRGWIQTLLSKRTNRNISIVATALLFALAHLFLKLHWLRFATFFPGLVMGILRERHRSVAPSAIYHFAGNIWSIWFFPDIPI; from the coding sequence GTGATACCGTTCATTCTCGCCGGGATCATGCTTTACGGTCCCTACGCATGGTGTTTCATGCGAAAGGAACCGACGGAAGAATATGGCCTATCCTGGACTCTGGACATAAGGGGTCTGAAGGACTCCCTTCTTGCGATAGCCGTTACATTGACCCCGTTGACTCCCTTTGCGATGATGTGGCCAGACAACGACCTGCCCAGATCCCTTCCGTTGACCACCGTCCTAGTCCTCCTAACGGCTGGAGCCGTGGCCGCAGTGGTAGAGGAGGTCTTCTTCAGGGGCTGGATACAGACCCTGTTGTCTAAAAGAACTAACCGCAATATCTCGATAGTGGCGACGGCCCTTCTCTTCGCCCTAGCCCATCTGTTTCTCAAGCTTCATTGGCTGAGGTTTGCCACGTTTTTCCCCGGTTTGGTGATGGGGATCCTTCGAGAGAGACATCGATCCGTAGCGCCATCGGCTATATACCATTTCGCCGGAAATATATGGTCCATATGGTTTTTCCCAGACATACCGATTTAA
- a CDS encoding UTP--glucose-1-phosphate uridylyltransferase — MTHLECIFPVAGLGTRFLPATKEIPKEMVPLLDRPVIHYGVDEARNSGCPKMIMVTGRSKGCLEDYFDRSWELERILESRGKKRLLDAVRETSSMGDILSVRQNAPLGLGHAVLCGEPLCNGEFFSVILPDDVMEGEPPVLRQLIDVHDALGGSVLALEEVSDADVSRYGMVAVEPSETDGVFRIIDMIEKPSPADAPSRLAVMGRYVLSRRIFDLLKSQPKGAGGEYQLTDGIRTLIGEEPVWGVVYKGERYDCGTLEGWLDATVRMACRRKDLAGVVERAMSSAGK; from the coding sequence ATGACCCATTTGGAGTGCATCTTCCCGGTGGCGGGGTTGGGTACGAGATTTCTGCCTGCCACTAAGGAGATTCCCAAGGAAATGGTCCCTCTTTTGGACCGCCCCGTCATCCATTATGGAGTAGACGAGGCCCGTAATTCGGGGTGTCCTAAGATGATAATGGTTACCGGGCGCTCAAAGGGCTGTCTGGAGGACTATTTCGATCGTTCCTGGGAGCTGGAGAGAATCCTTGAATCCAGGGGGAAAAAACGCCTTCTGGATGCCGTAAGGGAGACCTCCTCCATGGGGGATATCCTCTCGGTGAGACAGAACGCCCCGCTTGGGCTCGGCCACGCCGTGCTTTGCGGAGAGCCACTGTGTAACGGCGAATTTTTTTCCGTGATACTTCCAGACGATGTGATGGAGGGAGAACCTCCTGTGCTTCGTCAGCTGATAGACGTCCACGATGCTCTGGGAGGGTCTGTTCTGGCCTTGGAGGAGGTGTCGGATGCTGACGTGTCCAGATATGGCATGGTAGCCGTCGAGCCCTCTGAGACCGATGGAGTATTCCGCATTATAGATATGATAGAAAAACCCTCTCCTGCCGATGCCCCCAGCAGGTTGGCGGTGATGGGGAGATACGTTCTGTCCAGAAGGATTTTCGATCTCCTTAAGTCTCAGCCCAAGGGAGCTGGCGGAGAGTATCAATTGACCGATGGCATAAGAACCTTGATAGGCGAGGAGCCGGTCTGGGGCGTGGTGTATAAGGGAGAACGATACGACTGTGGCACCCTGGAGGGATGGCTGGATGCTACTGTCAGGATGGCCTGTAGGCGAAAGGATCTAGCCGGAGTGGTCGAAAGGGCGATGTCTTCAGCCGGTAAATAG
- the glmU gene encoding bifunctional UDP-N-acetylglucosamine diphosphorylase/glucosamine-1-phosphate N-acetyltransferase GlmU yields MSADEGSLAIVVLAAGKGTRMKSDLPKVMQPVLEEPMLYHVMKAVSPLGPVAVIVGHGGGVVESYLASNWPAATVLWQRDQLGTGHAVMMAKEWLSGFDRVLIVNGDMPLLKTDTVRYISDSHVGGCSFATFSAGDPTGYGRIIKEPRIHIVEEKDCSEAERAETEVNAGVYLMDVPPLLSGLDELGRDNSQGEYYLVDILDSFHRMDFPVSAVHVDSRDDVMGVNNPLELAEVGRILRDRYLNGWMIREGVKCIDPSSVWIGPEVVFKGEATIYPNVQMWGKTEIGRNVTVESFSVLRDVVVGDGSRINGYGRIEDSSLGREIKAGPFCYIRQETDVSDEAFVGKFVEVKKSFIGKGSKVPHLSYMGDATLGERVNIGAGTITCNYDGKNKHKTSIGDDVFVGSDTMLVAPVKIGDNAMTGAGSVITKDVPDGALAIGRARQRNIEDRRNLMKKKSGGGDRVEQ; encoded by the coding sequence ATGAGTGCAGACGAGGGATCCTTGGCGATAGTTGTTCTCGCCGCTGGTAAGGGTACGAGGATGAAAAGCGACCTTCCCAAGGTGATGCAGCCGGTTCTCGAGGAGCCTATGCTGTATCATGTGATGAAGGCTGTGTCTCCTCTGGGACCCGTGGCCGTTATAGTCGGTCATGGTGGAGGTGTCGTCGAGTCTTACCTGGCTTCGAACTGGCCTGCTGCCACCGTTTTATGGCAGAGAGATCAACTGGGTACCGGACATGCTGTAATGATGGCCAAGGAGTGGCTTTCCGGTTTCGACAGGGTCCTTATAGTCAACGGCGATATGCCGCTTTTGAAGACCGATACGGTTAGATATATATCAGACTCCCACGTAGGAGGATGTTCCTTCGCCACGTTTTCCGCCGGAGACCCCACGGGGTACGGAAGGATAATAAAGGAGCCTAGAATACACATAGTAGAGGAGAAGGACTGTTCCGAGGCAGAGAGAGCGGAAACAGAGGTCAATGCCGGTGTCTATCTGATGGACGTCCCCCCTCTTTTAAGTGGATTGGACGAACTGGGCAGGGACAATTCCCAAGGAGAGTATTACCTGGTGGATATATTGGACTCCTTTCATCGCATGGACTTCCCTGTCTCTGCGGTACACGTGGATAGCCGCGACGACGTGATGGGGGTCAATAACCCCTTGGAGTTGGCCGAGGTCGGCCGTATCCTTCGAGACAGATATCTGAACGGTTGGATGATCAGGGAAGGCGTGAAATGCATAGATCCTTCCTCTGTATGGATAGGCCCTGAGGTGGTATTCAAGGGTGAGGCTACCATCTATCCGAACGTACAAATGTGGGGAAAAACGGAGATAGGACGTAACGTAACGGTGGAAAGCTTCTCCGTCTTGAGAGACGTCGTAGTGGGAGATGGCTCCAGGATCAACGGTTACGGTCGAATAGAGGATTCCTCCTTGGGCAGGGAGATTAAAGCGGGGCCTTTCTGTTATATCCGGCAAGAAACGGATGTTTCCGACGAGGCTTTCGTGGGAAAGTTCGTGGAGGTCAAAAAGAGCTTCATAGGCAAAGGCAGCAAGGTCCCCCATCTATCCTACATGGGAGATGCCACCCTCGGAGAGAGGGTTAATATAGGAGCTGGCACGATTACCTGCAATTACGACGGAAAAAACAAACATAAGACCTCCATAGGAGATGATGTTTTCGTCGGAAGCGATACCATGTTAGTGGCTCCCGTAAAGATAGGGGATAACGCCATGACAGGTGCCGGGTCGGTTATAACGAAGGACGTGCCTGACGGAGCTTTGGCTATAGGAAGAGCCCGTCAGAGAAACATCGAGGATAGACGGAATTTAATGAAGAAAAAATCTGGGGGTGGGGATCGTGTCGAACAGTAG
- a CDS encoding phosphoglucosamine mutase: MSDVATKRRRCFFGTDGVRDVANRGSMTPEMALRLGRAYVLFLTERGFPRPRIVVGRDTRRSGPMLEAALAAGMTSAGADVVCVGVTPTPSVGFGVRLFSAQGGAVISASHNPAEYNGIKFLDGAGCKLSDDDELSIEDYLGDNLIDEWRPSGASVGSIESRECDFNRQYEDHVLDLVGHVGLDRASILFDCANGALSPIVSDMIGRMGMVNSSAIGNLPDGLNINEKCGVMAIEGLCREVVGRGMSLGIAYDGDADRVLLSDGKGRVLDGDIMLWIIGRWLHSRKELGSGVVATVMGNMALDRHLKDDGIDVYRCPVGDRYVFQTMVERDARLGGEQSGHVIVFPYTKTGDGLCTGFLFLRACTELKEDIDTLVDRFGRFPQKLTNITVKDKNRIMNDGDIASAVESASRDLGDIGRVFLRPSGTEPFVRLLVECQDPNLMEEVSSDLQRRILEMIG, encoded by the coding sequence ATGAGCGACGTGGCTACTAAGAGGAGGCGATGTTTCTTCGGTACCGATGGGGTCAGAGATGTGGCCAACAGGGGGTCCATGACACCTGAGATGGCTCTTCGCCTGGGCAGAGCGTACGTTCTTTTCTTGACCGAAAGGGGATTTCCCAGGCCCAGGATAGTCGTGGGGAGGGATACTCGCCGTTCCGGACCGATGTTGGAGGCCGCCTTGGCGGCCGGTATGACGTCCGCCGGAGCGGATGTCGTATGTGTGGGAGTCACTCCTACGCCTTCCGTCGGTTTTGGAGTGAGGCTTTTTTCGGCCCAGGGAGGGGCCGTGATAAGCGCTTCCCATAACCCTGCGGAGTATAACGGCATAAAATTCCTGGATGGAGCGGGGTGTAAGCTGTCCGACGATGACGAACTTTCGATAGAGGACTATCTCGGAGACAACCTGATAGATGAATGGCGTCCCTCCGGTGCTTCCGTAGGCTCTATAGAAAGTAGAGAGTGCGACTTCAACAGACAGTACGAGGATCACGTTCTAGACCTGGTCGGCCACGTCGGTCTCGATAGGGCTTCGATTCTTTTCGATTGTGCCAACGGAGCTCTCTCCCCGATCGTGTCGGACATGATCGGCAGGATGGGGATGGTCAACTCTTCCGCCATAGGCAATCTTCCGGACGGGCTGAACATTAACGAAAAATGCGGTGTCATGGCGATAGAGGGTCTATGCAGGGAAGTCGTAGGGAGAGGCATGTCGCTGGGGATAGCCTACGACGGCGATGCAGACAGGGTCCTTCTTTCCGACGGGAAGGGGCGAGTCCTGGATGGGGATATCATGCTCTGGATCATAGGCAGATGGCTTCACTCTAGGAAGGAGCTGGGCTCCGGGGTGGTGGCCACAGTCATGGGCAATATGGCCCTGGATCGTCATCTAAAGGACGACGGTATCGATGTGTATCGTTGTCCCGTGGGAGACCGTTATGTCTTTCAGACCATGGTGGAAAGGGACGCCAGGCTCGGAGGAGAACAATCGGGACACGTAATAGTATTCCCCTATACCAAGACGGGCGATGGATTATGTACGGGGTTTCTCTTCCTGAGGGCATGTACCGAGCTAAAGGAGGATATCGATACATTGGTGGATCGCTTCGGTCGATTTCCCCAGAAACTTACCAACATCACCGTCAAGGATAAAAATCGCATTATGAACGACGGAGATATAGCCTCCGCGGTGGAGTCCGCGTCGAGAGATCTAGGTGACATCGGCAGGGTTTTCCTCAGGCCGTCCGGTACGGAGCCTTTCGTCAGGCTCCTAGTTGAATGTCAGGATCCAAATCTGATGGAGGAGGTCTCCTCCGATCTGCAGAGACGAATATTGGAGATGATAGGATGA